In a single window of the Penaeus monodon isolate SGIC_2016 chromosome 3, NSTDA_Pmon_1, whole genome shotgun sequence genome:
- the LOC119597293 gene encoding uncharacterized protein LOC119597293 isoform X2, with protein MKCVIRSDESTREFIQLRYKLRHLFNGRKHQCEKAYSRIVEELGLTNIITPTQARKKWSNLLQKYMDIKGGYSTANADWPYFQILDQIVPLMRKEKIEKVPPASVDHSDIEAAQESLQSPLTTPVVAARDPLGVTTVESVMVSAQPSTPTGDQCKTEAADGEPPRKRGRSRRAAQRARDRWWGAVEEDDMGSDSTSSAVKGEISGLRMSSKSSGSESLDPTQMEVQTFQMLESCSNSLADIRETLKMHAEQQESIMQSLQQTVVSQGNTIKELLSTMTSQNATLIALMTQLSTGAAPQLGIASGSFSQQKHRETQASHPHQQNQLLSSQQNIISALSHETQDCETSLVENSELSDDMTGL; from the exons tCGTATTGTTGAGGAACTTGGGCTAACAAATATCATAACACCAACCCAGGCCAGGAAAAAATGGTCCAATTTACTTCagaaatatatg GACATTAAGGGAGGCTACTCCACAGCCAATGCAGACTGGCCATACTTCCAAATACTAGACCAAATTGTTCCTCttatgaggaaagagaagatcGAGAAAGTTCCGCCGGCGTCTGTTGACCACAGCGACATTGAAGCAGCACAGGAGAGTCTGCAAAGCCCCTTAACCACCCCTGTTGTGGCTGCCAGAGACCCTCTTGGGGTGACGACTGTGGAATCGGTGATGGTGTCAGCCCAGCCATCAACTCCTACAGGGGACCAGTGCAAGACGGAGGCAGCGGATGGGGAGCCtccaagaaagagaggaag GAGTCGCCGCGCAGCCCAGCGAGCGAGGGACAGGTGGTGGGGCGCAGTGGAGGAAGATGACATGGGCTCCGACTCAACGAGCTCCGCAGTCAAAGGGGAAATCTCTGGCCTCCGAATGTCAAGCAAGTCATCTGGGAGCGAGAGCCTTGACCCTACGCAGATGGAAGTCCAGACTTTCCAGATGCTAGAATCTTGTTCTAATTCCCTAGCAGACATCAGAGAGACACTGAAGATGCATGCTGAACAACAGGAAAGCATCATGCAG AGCTTACAGCAGACAGTAGTGAGTCAGGGGAACACCATCAAGGAGCTGCTGTCGACTATGACAAGCCAGAACGCAACGCTGATTGCCCTCATGACACAGCTGTCAACAGGTGCTGCCCCTCAGCTAG GCATAGCTAGTGGTAGCTTCAGCCAGCAGAAGCACCGAGAGACGCAGGCATCCCACCCTCACCAGCAGAACCAGCTCCTCTCGTCGCAACAGAATATCATCAGCGCACTTTCCCATGAGACTCAGGACTGCGAGACTTCCCTAGTTGAGAATTCTGAGTTGTCAGACGATATGACAGGCTTGTAG
- the LOC119597293 gene encoding uncharacterized protein LOC119597293 isoform X3, with the protein MDIKGGYSTANADWPYFQILDQIVPLMRKEKIEKVPPASVDHSDIEAAQESLQSPLTTPVVAARDPLGVTTVESVMVSAQPSTPTGDQCKTEAADGEPPRKRGRSRRAAQRARDRWWGAVEEDDMGSDSTSSAVKGEISGLRMSSKSSGSESLDPTQMEVQTFQMLESCSNSLADIRETLKMHAEQQESIMQSLQQTVVSQGNTIKELLSTMTSQNATLIALMTQLSTGAAPQLGIASGSFSQQKHRETQASHPHQQNQLLSSQQNIISALSHETQDCETSLVENSELSDDMTGL; encoded by the exons atg GACATTAAGGGAGGCTACTCCACAGCCAATGCAGACTGGCCATACTTCCAAATACTAGACCAAATTGTTCCTCttatgaggaaagagaagatcGAGAAAGTTCCGCCGGCGTCTGTTGACCACAGCGACATTGAAGCAGCACAGGAGAGTCTGCAAAGCCCCTTAACCACCCCTGTTGTGGCTGCCAGAGACCCTCTTGGGGTGACGACTGTGGAATCGGTGATGGTGTCAGCCCAGCCATCAACTCCTACAGGGGACCAGTGCAAGACGGAGGCAGCGGATGGGGAGCCtccaagaaagagaggaag GAGTCGCCGCGCAGCCCAGCGAGCGAGGGACAGGTGGTGGGGCGCAGTGGAGGAAGATGACATGGGCTCCGACTCAACGAGCTCCGCAGTCAAAGGGGAAATCTCTGGCCTCCGAATGTCAAGCAAGTCATCTGGGAGCGAGAGCCTTGACCCTACGCAGATGGAAGTCCAGACTTTCCAGATGCTAGAATCTTGTTCTAATTCCCTAGCAGACATCAGAGAGACACTGAAGATGCATGCTGAACAACAGGAAAGCATCATGCAG AGCTTACAGCAGACAGTAGTGAGTCAGGGGAACACCATCAAGGAGCTGCTGTCGACTATGACAAGCCAGAACGCAACGCTGATTGCCCTCATGACACAGCTGTCAACAGGTGCTGCCCCTCAGCTAG GCATAGCTAGTGGTAGCTTCAGCCAGCAGAAGCACCGAGAGACGCAGGCATCCCACCCTCACCAGCAGAACCAGCTCCTCTCGTCGCAACAGAATATCATCAGCGCACTTTCCCATGAGACTCAGGACTGCGAGACTTCCCTAGTTGAGAATTCTGAGTTGTCAGACGATATGACAGGCTTGTAG